The genomic segment CCCCGCAGCTTTCCCACGCTTCAGGCCAGTGGTATTTTTTCCCTATCAAAGCAGCATCTGTTCTTTACAGAAAACTTGTAAATAAACTACGTGAAAAGATAAACCAAACGTAGCTATCACTATCATTTAGATGGAGCTTTATCTAATTTTTTCCCACTCTTTTAAGAACTTTTCCAGGAAATTTGTAAAAACTTGATTACTTTTTCAAAGAgcccactgcccctgcccccaaACCCCGCACAGCTTTTCAGAAAcatctaaaataaaatgcactTCATCTGGACATTTCCTTGAAGGAAAAAACCTAAAAGCAAAGTGACCAAGTTtacttaaaaagtaattttttgtaATACCCATTTCTGAGTTTCCAAAAACAGACCGTCTCTGGTGTTTCACGTGAAGTCTTTCACCCTGAACTGGTGGAAATGAACTAAAACACAAAATCAGAAAGTGACCGAAATAAAGTCTTAGGTCTTCAGAAGTAATGACCGAAACAGCAATAAGGTGAGAGGGTCTGGGTCTGTGTCATCTAGATCATCCCAGTGACATCATGTGCGTTTGAAAATTGTGCCAAAAAGATATGGACTCTCTTGCTAGATGCCTCAAGAAAATCAAATCACACTGGGACCTATGTCTGTTCCTAATTTTAGGCTGAATCTTTTCCaagcttcaaaaataatttttaacatgtcTCCCTACTTTGCATATTTTGTTCCCCAAATGCCAGGTCAAGGTTTCCCTACAATAATCCTCACAatacttttgtttctttccaaTGTCCAGGAATATTCCCATTTAGACAATTATAGTTCTCTGTAATTACATAAAACTGCGCAAGTTAACAGCTGAGCAGATATACCACGACCACATAATGATCATTAGTCCACAGTTTAACTTTTCCCCAATATATGAGATAAGAGGAATAATTAGCAGCAAATTATATCACCAACTTCTCAAGAGACTTTCCCTGCGAACCATTAAATAGCCCTCCCAAATGAGTCACTCCTTACcactctatttcattttttcaaagcaAGCAACACAAGCAGTCTCATTTATCAGTTAATGTGTTTGTTTTCTCCCACCAGGACCTAAGTCCCTGTTCACCAATACACCCCCAGATCCCCAgcacctaggacagtgcctggcacaacaTGCACAAGGAGACGTTAACTATCATTATTGTTACACATCTGCAAGGACCTTTCTTTAGGGTCCTCCCAAAGTGGTCAGCAATTTTTTAGAATAAGCAAATGAGCATTGATAAAATTAAACTATAAGGAAAGGACAACTGCAAATTATACAACCAGAGCATTTTGGTTATTGTGGTTAAACACAACTGCACCCATATCCACCTTTTCAAATAGAACCAGAGCCTATTACCATAACCCTTATGAACCACAGCATATTAATACACAATGCAGAAATCACAAACCACCATGTTAGCAAACAAAACATGTTTTCTCTAAACATCAGAAAACCATTCCAAATGTCTGAACTATGGTATTAAGCAGAAAGAAGACTCACCATTGGGAAATTGTGCAGATGCAAATCTTGTCAACAAGATACCAGCTCCTTCAATTAAAGCTAGGAGAATGCCACCCATCGCTGCTGACCCAACCATGGCCACTGGTCCATCTGAATACATTAATAACACAGGGATTACTTTAATAGAAGTCTAGTTTAATGTAAGATACAGTAAGGGAGAGAGCTGTCCATGTGACCCATGCTGGTTCCCAAACCCTCTTTCTCACTGGCCAAGACCAGGGGTCAACAAACTATGGCCCAGAGGTCAAATCCTGCTCACTGCTTCTTTatgtaaacaaagttttattggaacagccACGTTCATTCTTTCATGCATTATGTATGACTGCTTTCATATTATGGGGACAGAGCTGAGAGTTGTGACAAAAACCTCACAGCCCATAAACCCTGTACTTACTATCTGgcccctttacagaaaagtttgccaacccctggccTAAACCACTAAGCCCAAAGGAATTCTGGGTTCCTCTGTCCCAAAGATCCAGAAGATGTTCTGGACAAAGACAGTTCTTTACTCACAACAATGCCATGTGGCAGGTGCAATTATTAATTCAAGAGTACTGATGAAGAAACTCTGGCACAAGTTTGGTAAACTGCCCACACAGCTGATAAACAGCAGAATTGGAATTTAACTGCTCttaaccactgtgatgtacaggTTAGAACTCCAAGCTCTCCTACTCTCTAACATTCCAAATAAATTGATCCTCttaccttccccatgccccccaacaAATAACGATATACACTCATGCTATCCCAGATTAGGGAATGCCCAGTTTTATATATAACAGATGTCactaaattaagagaaatgaaggttccccaccccccaaaatcTTGTTTTTACTACCATGTCTATGATTGCTTACTTCTTGCTGCCAGTATGGCTCCTGTTAAGGCACCACTGGTGATGGAGTTCCAGGGATCTTCCTTCCCTCTGACCTGAACCATACTGCAGTCAATCATGGAAAACAGACCTCCCCAAACTGCAAAACTACCTattgtatttgaaaacaaaacaacacaaatttcattttttaaagtcctatttttaaaaatgctgcatAATTTTAACAACACACTATGTTCTTAAAACTCTCACACTCCAAATACATGCAAACTCCTGTTGGAATAAGCATGAACAAAAGTAGAATActcatctttttttaataaagcttGGGTTGTATTGTATCAACTGGAAAATAAGCCAGGCCTACAAAAAGTCAGGCTAAACACATTAAAATCCCCCATTCAGAAAACTGtgtcttttaaaaagcacaaaataaatccACCCTGCTTcgtccttcctcctccctttcttGTGTAGCTCTGTCTGGTGTagctctattttttcttttctttgttaagtGTCACTGAGTATCCACTCTATGAAAATTAtcaatggaaatacaaagaaatccaGCTGTTTTGGAATGTATTACAAGTGTAAGCCAATATCCACTGAAGTGGCAAATGAGCAATTACGGAACACCAAGGGGATAAAAATtacctttcctctctctcctttctatGCTTTAGTCCTcatgcatcaaactaaaaaccctAAATCAGACTACTTTGCACTTAAACTCATCCTAAACATCaacaattttgtaaaataaaacacaccctcacatatacatatacaagtACACACAAGATCCAGAAAGACAACGCCAAGATTTTGTCAGCATCTCTGGGAGACATTAACAAATGActtttgtgcttttctgtattttccaaatcttctaaaatgaaaacatgtgacATGTACCATATGAAAAGTCTTATATTTATTaagattaaaggaagaaaaaccatTGCACAAATGAGCCCCAGTCACTTTATTCTTTACCCTCCGAAATCTCCCAGTAGTAATCAGGGCAATAAACTGAGTTCAGCCAGATGTCTGAACCAGATCATCACCAGGATCCTTTTCCAGTTCTCACATCATCAATTACATCTAAGTGACAGGACCAGTTGAAGCACAGCCTAAGAACCCTCATCTTTGCTCCTTATACTAGATACCACATTCCACATAAAAACAAAccagttctttctttttaactccgTGATTCGATccccagggagagagagatgatGCCCAGGTATATGAGAGTTACTTCACTAAATGCCTCAAACAAGATGCTCCCAACTCCCTCAGTCTGTTCTCTCTCCATCCCCTAAGAAAAGGGCCAGGGCAAGCTATGGTCATTTATGAAAGTGGAGACTTCAAGTCCATGCAGAAGGGCGGCCCAGTGTAGGGAGCCACAGCAGGGTAAGCAGGGGTCCACAAGGCAGGCCAGGCTGGCATGGGGGTCAGTGTTCCCATGGAAGGCAGCCTGCTGTGGGGTGCGACAGCCCACGCAGGGCAAGGAAGGAGGTACTCATACGAAAAGGATGATGGGACAAATGAACCCTGTAGGTCTGGACTGGCATTAGAGGCATCAGTGTGACATCATGATTTCAATGTGTATAGATATGTAGAAATACAGATATAAATTTGTATATATGCTATTGTGTGTTCACATttacacccacatacacacacttccAAACTCTATTACAAAGATGGCCTGAGAACAGCAACACTCCAATAGTAATGATGCACTTAGTGCCTAGGTTTTGGCTTCTAAATACCATCTCAACCTGAAGTAatcagggctccttggagaaacagCTGACTTTGTGGCCAgggcagaaaaaaatacaagatgaTTCTCAAATATCTTGTTCCAAAAATGCACGGAGGTGCTTGAAGAATAATAGGGACATGTCAAAAGCCTATCTTATTTCCTCTATAAGAATATTAGAACACAGTTATGACTCTTCTCTGTTGCCTGCCTCTGGATCTTGATTGGAAGAGCTCAGTAAATTTTCACTGAATTAAACTGAAAATGCCAtcccagtatttttaaaattcaagataaCATGAAGATTCTCAATAACTCCCTTAAAAAGCCCAATCTCAAGGATTTAAAATAAAGGATCTCAATTCATTCAATGATGTACTCTTTCTCTATTCCaccaactttttttaaaataaacttttaattttagaatattttagttGCAGAAAAGTTGTGAAGATAGAAAATTGCCATAACATATCCCACATCCAGTTTCCCTAATTTCTAACATCTTACATTTGCATTGTCACAACTGTGACCCAACACTGAGCACATTAGTGACTGAGGTCCATATACTTAATTCAGATTTCGTCacttttcatgttttctgttcCAGATACACTATTACACTTAGTCATTATGTCTCCGTACTGTAAGCTcctctaagcttttttttttcccttttcattgaAATGTATAATGTGATAGAAGTCGCCTCTCCAAAAACATGTAAATACCTACATGACTTCTGCAAGTGCTAGAGGTTCAGGGTTTGCTGCGTACTTTAATACTGTTTCTCATCTTTTTGAAAGTATGGAATGCTTCACATATTTGTGTAtcatccttgcacaggggccatgccAATCTTCTCCAAACTGTCCCAGTCTTAGAATACGTACTGCCAAGTGAGCACCTCCTTACCATTCTTAAACAACATGGTAACCAAGCGAAGGAAAATCAGCCACTATTTACTTTCCAGGGTGTACAATTATTACAGAGGGAAGAAAACGAAAAAAGCATATCACGGCTTCAACCCTCAAAGCCTCAATTCCCTCAGCTGGAAAATGGTACTTACATCTTGTGTTgctataaggattaaataaggcTGTAAACCACTGAGCAGAGAGCTCAGCACAcagcaagcactcaataaacgTCAGCTACTAGCTACTGTCTGTGAAAGCAAAATGTGCTAAAAACAGAGAGGACTACTTCTGAGCACAAAGTGACCAGATAAAGACTGCAAACACTGTCTTTTTCATGCGCATACATGGTCTCTTCTCTCCACCTCAACTACTTCTTCACAAATTAGTATAATCTCCAAGCTTTTTATCATCTCTCTTCTGCCAGCTTCTGAATAATGAAGTTTGAAAATGTGTAATGAATAGCTTTTTGAATTTTACACTGACCTCTGCACAGTACCTAACAGCTAACCTTGGAGAGGAGCCCAATCAGCTCCAACAGTTTCTCTCTCATGAAACCCCAATCTTTCAGATCACATTCTCTTCAGCTTTATGTTACCACAGAAGCCATCGCTCCTGACTCTCATGGTCCTGAGCTTCCTTCTCGGTAAGAGGAAAAGACAAACAAAGCACCACTGAGCATCTGATGGAAAAAGATAAGACTTTCAAATGGATGCAACAATTGAAGTTAACTTTCTGAATAAACCATAAATCAAGATACCACAGAGAGATTAATTTCTAACAAGCTTAAAGTGAACTAAAATCACTAATTGGTATAatctaaaaaagaagaaaacacagcttCATcttcaaataaacagaaaaaaatattctggagtacaaatggaaaaattctgCTTACCTCCCAACTGTGGAGCTCTGGTTTTAATAGCTGTCAAACTCCCTCGTAGTCTGTGGTTTACTCCCTGTGAGGAAGCACCCAAAAATATATTAGAAGTATGATCATTTCCAACCCACTGATGAGGCCACCAGTGATTTCAGAAAACCCAGGTTTCAAGTGATGATGAAATAAGATCATTCATCCACTCACCACTGGAGAGTTTCGAAAACCTTTGATTGCTTGAAAGATCCCACCACCTATGGTACCCATCGTAAAGGCCCCACCGCAGTCATCCACAATTCGCCAGGGGcttagaataggaaaaaaaagaaaagatgactaTATTTGTCATTCATTAAACATAAAACCTTTGCTTACACCGTAGGGCTGCAACAGATTTCAGTGCAGGGCTCACTGCAACCAATAAACATTTGGGCCATTACAGAGAAAGATAAAGGACTCTAAACACATCCATATCTATTAAGCCCCAAGTCAGCGAGACCAGAAGGATTGGAACTGGCTCTAACTCCCTCCAGTCAACAGCactttactcattcatttaacaactAGTGTATCTATTATGAATCAGCACTGTATGGAACAAATGAACATGTAGAAAATTACATCATAATCAACAATGTTAATCCAGTCTCCTAGGGATCAGGATGAGCTCTTGTCTTGTctgtgggtttcagccccagacaagttcacgaTGAATTCAAtaagaccaaggaatgacaatggaatgttcttggggtgaaagcgtttataaccaactttattcccactgtggcaggtcaatcactagaacccCGTTCacttagagcaagtctgcatgcagcaagccagtctctgcctctgggcctctctgcccccgcagccgtctcagtctctgtcctcaatgctgccaccactccagtctctgctctcttgcagccagCTGttcagccatgccaccgtgttgcccagagcactgaacgaagctcttttatatagagtcaatagcaacatattgcccgcACGTGTGTAGTGAGgtgctgaccagggccaggtgagaatcctggccataagaaccttcactttatccacagctccccagttacattaaaatttaaagccAAAACCCAAAGAATGAGGGTTCAGTAggtgcagagaaagacaacttacaaaaattttttaaagtttgaaactCCTCCAAGTTAGCATTTGGAACTTTAGTCTGTATCAGATCCATTTAACACACTGGAACACTCTAATATTCATAAAATTATAAAGGTTGTTTGGAAACCCAGCTTCCAAATGCAGCACCTCAATCCATTTAACACACTGGAATACTCTAATACTCATAAAATTATAAAGGTTGTTTGGAAACCCAGCTTCCAAATGCAGCACCTCAACGTGCCCAGCGCACTGCAATCTGAGCAATCTGAACAGTGCAAAAGATCTGGGTAATAGAAGTCTATGATAGTTAAATTCACTTTTAACCCACTATAAATAAACTTCTTTTATCTAGTCTCAAGCATCAAATGGTATAACGAGCCTGTGGGGTGATCTCCCTGCTCAGGTAAACTTGTGAATTCATTGCATTGTTGCTGTTGGGGAATTTCAATGATGAGTATTTCTGACTTTGCCAGATAGGAAAACAAAACCTTGCGGTCAAAATACCATATCCTTTACAAGTAAAACACAAATTAGGCCCTCACACAGAACTGACTACCTCATGCAGCAGATATTCCAATCGTCAACAAGATGTTCTCAGGCTTTGGCAGGACCAAACACAAAATCAGCAACAACTGGGTGCTGATTAGACTATTGGGCTCCACccaagacctactgaatcagtcTACAGTTTAACACAATCACAGGTGACTTGATTTCACTGTAGGAGTTTAAGAAGCAGTGCTCTGAGAGACTAAAAGGGATCAGGAAAATTACTTGAAAATGGTATAAATATTAacagaaagtaaagaggaaagaCATAGGAGAATGAATTATTAACTCCCTCCAAGTGGTGGGTTAGTACCTTTAAAAGATCTAGCCTTAAACGACCTTATAGTTATTTGGAGCTGAAATaattgagcatttaaaaaatcagtaaacaGCAGATACAGAGCAGAAAGCAGCTGGCGTATTCCGAGAGAGGATGTCCGAAACAAAGGCAAGATGGAAACAGTGCCCAAAGTCTGGCTGTATCAAAATGTTCCCGCAGGGAAATGATGGGCTACATACACAAAAAAGGCTGAAGCCAGACTCTAAAAGAATGTACATACCAGACAAATACAGGCAACAGAGAA from the Manis javanica isolate MJ-LG chromosome 11, MJ_LKY, whole genome shotgun sequence genome contains:
- the TIMM17A gene encoding mitochondrial import inner membrane translocase subunit Tim17-A: MEEYAREPCPWRIVDDCGGAFTMGTIGGGIFQAIKGFRNSPVGVNHRLRGSLTAIKTRAPQLGGSFAVWGGLFSMIDCSMVQVRGKEDPWNSITSGALTGAILAARNGPVAMVGSAAMGGILLALIEGAGILLTRFASAQFPNGPQFAEDPAQLPSAQLPSSPFGDYRQYQ